In Novipirellula caenicola, one genomic interval encodes:
- a CDS encoding SDR family oxidoreductase, with the protein MSNLAGKVVAITGGGTGIGAGIARELAAAGCQVVVGGRRTEPLETLAKSIASEHPVRTHAIDVADPNSISEFFAFVRSQVGDVDILVNSAGINIQNRTMAAMIPEDWDRVMQINASGAYRCILEVLPKMRERRDGVVINISSIAGKRAISLGGVVYCASKFAMTALGTAISNEVRNEGVRVTNVYPGEVNTPILDNRPVAVTQEHKDAILQPEDIAALVGTICQLPPRAHVPEIVIKPTIQEWV; encoded by the coding sequence ATTGGTGCGGGGATCGCCCGAGAATTGGCCGCCGCGGGTTGCCAAGTGGTCGTCGGCGGACGGCGTACCGAGCCGTTGGAAACATTGGCCAAATCGATCGCCAGCGAACATCCCGTTCGCACGCACGCGATCGACGTCGCCGATCCCAACAGCATCAGCGAGTTCTTTGCGTTTGTCCGCAGCCAAGTGGGCGACGTCGACATCCTGGTCAACAGCGCCGGAATCAATATCCAAAATCGCACCATGGCGGCGATGATTCCCGAAGACTGGGACCGCGTGATGCAGATCAATGCCTCCGGTGCGTATCGATGCATCTTGGAAGTATTGCCTAAGATGCGTGAACGTCGTGATGGCGTTGTCATCAACATCTCGTCGATCGCCGGTAAACGCGCGATCTCGCTCGGCGGCGTCGTTTACTGTGCCAGCAAGTTTGCGATGACCGCCCTTGGCACTGCGATCTCCAATGAAGTGCGGAACGAAGGCGTCCGAGTCACGAACGTCTATCCCGGCGAAGTCAACACGCCGATTTTGGACAACCGACCAGTGGCAGTCACGCAAGAGCACAAAGACGCAATCTTGCAACCCGAAGACATCGCGGCATTGGTTGGCACCATTTGTCAATTGCCACCGCGTGCTCATGTTCCAGAGATCGTGATCAAACCCACCATTCAAGAATGGGTTTAG